From a single Rhodospirillaceae bacterium genomic region:
- the hcrA gene encoding 4-hydroxybenzoyl-CoA reductase subunit alpha gives MNEQVKPVDPAAAEPVRSIGEYVPMVDGPEKVSGAAKYTADFVEGEALEAAILRSPYAHAEVLEVDTSEAEAMPGVRAVVTGADCDKTFGVLPIARGEYPLARDRVRYKGEPVAAVAADDIHIAKAAVKKIRMKVRELPAYFRCKDAYAEDAVDLHEHRPGNLERDVFFELGDVEDAFAGSDLVMERNFHAAEVCQAQMEMHSALVSYDPLRDRLTCQCSTQVPYYVHLMLAKVTGMDQGRIRVIKPHVGGGFGARTETLQPELIAALLARKIGGAVRLLTTREETFITHRGRPETDLRLKIGMAKDGRITGVELENDQRGGAHSSYGIVTILYAGSLLYAIYDLQNVRYIGRRVLTNTPPCGAFRGHGTVNTRFVFESLLDEMAEELGLDPIAVRRRNYIEAPAFTQNDLMINSYGLPECVDWVEEASGWKEKRAKGLPDPGPGKKKGIGFAASHYISGASKPVNWTGEPHATVNLKLDWDGAITVLTGAAEIGQGSSTLVAQITADVLGLPIDRIRVIAADSEVTPKDNGSYSSRVTFYVGNATLEAAVNLRKILVEAAARKLEANPEDIEVLGEYYRAGSQDTGIPFQEVVMEALRDTGTITTKGIYNTIPESWGGKKYRGAAIGGTMGFSYAAQAVEVTVDETSGEVTVDDVWVAHDCGKALNRLTVEGQVEGSVWMGMGQALSEETGYYNGLNLANNLLDYRVPTIQDSPPIHTHIVESNDPHGPYGAKEAGEGSLSSFIPAVANAIYDATGIRFPDTPITPDKVFLALEKAARFGAKKKAA, from the coding sequence ATGAACGAACAGGTCAAACCCGTCGATCCCGCCGCGGCCGAGCCGGTGCGCTCCATCGGCGAATACGTCCCGATGGTCGACGGGCCGGAGAAGGTTTCGGGCGCGGCGAAATACACCGCCGATTTCGTCGAGGGCGAGGCGCTGGAGGCCGCGATCCTGCGCAGCCCCTACGCCCATGCCGAAGTGCTTGAGGTCGATACTTCGGAAGCCGAGGCGATGCCGGGCGTCCGCGCCGTCGTGACCGGCGCGGACTGCGACAAGACCTTCGGCGTCCTGCCGATCGCGCGCGGCGAATACCCGCTGGCGCGCGACCGGGTGCGCTACAAGGGCGAGCCGGTCGCCGCCGTCGCGGCCGACGACATCCACATCGCCAAGGCGGCGGTCAAGAAGATCCGGATGAAGGTCAGGGAACTGCCGGCCTACTTCCGCTGCAAGGACGCCTATGCCGAGGACGCCGTCGACCTGCACGAGCACCGGCCCGGCAACCTGGAGCGCGACGTGTTCTTCGAGCTCGGCGACGTCGAGGACGCCTTCGCCGGCTCGGACCTGGTTATGGAGCGGAACTTCCATGCCGCCGAGGTCTGCCAGGCCCAGATGGAGATGCACAGCGCGCTGGTCTCCTATGATCCGCTGCGCGACCGGCTGACCTGCCAGTGCTCGACCCAGGTGCCCTACTACGTCCACCTGATGCTGGCCAAGGTGACCGGCATGGACCAGGGCCGCATCCGGGTCATCAAGCCCCATGTCGGCGGCGGCTTCGGCGCCCGGACCGAGACGTTGCAGCCCGAACTGATCGCCGCCCTGCTCGCCCGCAAGATCGGCGGCGCGGTGCGGCTGCTGACGACCCGGGAGGAGACCTTCATCACCCATCGCGGCCGGCCGGAGACCGACCTGCGGCTCAAGATCGGCATGGCGAAGGACGGCCGGATCACCGGCGTCGAGCTGGAGAACGACCAGCGCGGCGGCGCCCATTCGAGCTACGGCATCGTCACGATCCTCTATGCCGGCTCGCTGCTCTACGCGATCTACGACCTGCAGAATGTTCGCTATATCGGCCGGCGGGTGCTCACCAACACGCCGCCCTGCGGCGCCTTCCGCGGCCACGGCACGGTCAACACGCGCTTCGTGTTCGAATCACTGCTCGACGAGATGGCGGAGGAACTGGGCCTCGACCCGATCGCGGTGCGGCGGCGCAACTATATCGAGGCGCCGGCCTTCACCCAGAACGACCTGATGATCAATTCCTACGGCCTGCCCGAATGCGTCGACTGGGTCGAGGAGGCGAGCGGCTGGAAGGAAAAGCGGGCAAAGGGCCTGCCCGATCCCGGGCCGGGCAAGAAGAAGGGCATCGGCTTTGCCGCCTCCCACTATATCTCCGGCGCCTCCAAGCCGGTGAACTGGACCGGCGAGCCACACGCGACGGTCAATCTCAAGCTGGACTGGGACGGCGCGATCACCGTGCTGACCGGTGCTGCCGAGATCGGCCAGGGCTCGTCGACCCTGGTCGCGCAGATCACGGCCGACGTGCTCGGCCTGCCGATCGACCGCATCCGGGTGATTGCGGCCGACAGCGAGGTCACGCCCAAGGACAACGGTTCCTATTCCTCCCGCGTCACCTTCTATGTCGGCAACGCGACGCTCGAAGCGGCCGTGAACCTGCGCAAGATCCTGGTCGAGGCGGCGGCGCGCAAGCTGGAGGCCAATCCCGAGGACATCGAGGTGCTGGGCGAATATTACCGCGCCGGCAGCCAGGATACCGGCATCCCCTTCCAGGAAGTGGTCATGGAAGCGCTGCGCGACACCGGCACGATCACGACCAAGGGCATCTACAACACGATCCCCGAGAGCTGGGGCGGCAAGAAATACCGCGGCGCCGCGATCGGCGGCACGATGGGCTTTTCCTACGCCGCCCAGGCGGTCGAGGTCACGGTCGACGAGACCAGCGGCGAGGTCACGGTCGACGATGTCTGGGTCGCCCACGATTGCGGCAAGGCGCTCAACCGGCTGACCGTCGAGGGCCAGGTCGAGGGCTCGGTCTGGATGGGCATGGGCCAGGCGCTGAGCGAGGAGACCGGCTACTACAACGGCCTCAACCTCGCCAACAACCTGCTCGACTACCGGGTGCCGACGATCCAGGATTCGCCGCCGATCCACACCCATATCGTCGAATCCAACGATCCCCACGGCCCCTATGGCGCCAAGGAGGCCGGCGAAGGCTCGCTCAGCAGCTTCATCCCGGCGGTCGCCAACGCGATTTA
- a CDS encoding 2Fe-2S iron-sulfur cluster-binding protein, with the protein MAKRIVSFTLNGRAHDGVVPDNTLLLDYLREGLGLTGTKTGCDGGECGACTVLVDGRAQLSCLTLVGQVAGTSVETVEGLAHNGRLSDVQEGFHMKLGAQCGACTPGFVMATEALLRRNPAPDDDDIREALGSNICRCTGYIKILDAVHHAAARRRGEEPAPYPPLPDRVADRVA; encoded by the coding sequence ATGGCGAAACGGATCGTCAGTTTCACCCTCAACGGGCGGGCGCATGACGGCGTCGTGCCGGACAACACCCTGCTGCTCGACTATCTGCGCGAAGGACTCGGCCTGACCGGCACCAAGACCGGCTGCGACGGCGGCGAATGCGGCGCCTGCACGGTGCTGGTCGACGGCCGCGCGCAGCTCTCCTGCCTCACCCTGGTCGGCCAGGTCGCCGGCACGTCGGTCGAGACGGTCGAGGGCCTGGCGCACAACGGCCGGCTGTCGGACGTGCAGGAAGGCTTCCACATGAAGCTGGGCGCACAGTGCGGCGCCTGCACGCCGGGCTTCGTCATGGCGACCGAGGCGCTGCTGCGCCGGAACCCGGCGCCGGACGACGACGACATCCGCGAGGCGCTGGGCAGCAACATCTGCCGCTGCACCGGCTACATCAAGATTCTGGATGCGGTGCACCACGCCGCGGCGCGCCGGCGGGGCGAGGAGCCGGCGCCCTACCCGCCGCTTCCGGACCGGGTGGCGGACCGGGTGGCGTAA